The genomic interval TCTCTCTTAGTCTTTTTGTCATTACTACTGCTGTATGAATTGCATGTTGGGATACAGGTTCTATTCTGGCCTCTGCTTGCTCAAATGTCATATCCGGTCCTGTTATCCCTAACGATATTGGTTTATTATATTTTAAAGAAAGTTCGTTTATTGATTTAGCAGTACTGTTTGCGATTAAGCTGTCGTGACTGGTCTCTCCTTTTATTATGGCTCCCAAAGTGACTACCGCATCAACATCTCTTTTTTTTAATAATTCTTCAATCATGATTGGCATATCAAAGACACCAGGCACAAAACAAATATACGTAATTCTTAAAGTAGCAAGAAAATTTGCAAACTTTTTTGCTTCATCAAGCATTGGAATAGTTATCTCGTTGTTAAATTCCGAAACCACAATCCCTATTCTAACTTTCATTACTAATTTCCATATGACTTTGCATATGCTATTAGTTCTTTTGCTTCGATGATTACCAAATCTTTCTCTTTGGCATAATTGACTGCATCTTTGTATGAAAGTGCTTTGTAATTATGGGGATCTAGCATCTCACATATGGTCGTTATATTCGGCATATTTGCTATTTTTGTAAGAAAGATGGACATCTCGGTATGACCCTTTCTCTCATTTAGTAATCCTTTTGAAGCAATTAAAAGTGGGATGTGACCAGGCGTCCTAAAACTTGTTTGAAACTTTTCGAGAATTCTTTGT from Candidatus Nitrosocosmicus hydrocola carries:
- the ribH gene encoding 6,7-dimethyl-8-ribityllumazine synthase; amino-acid sequence: MKVRIGIVVSEFNNEITIPMLDEAKKFANFLATLRITYICFVPGVFDMPIMIEELLKKRDVDAVVTLGAIIKGETSHDSLIANSTAKSINELSLKYNKPISLGITGPDMTFEQAEARIEPVSQHAIHTAVVMTKRLREIRNKKIKNKGIKTTVLV